Proteins encoded together in one Verrucomicrobiota bacterium window:
- a CDS encoding glycoside hydrolase family 99-like domain-containing protein, which produces MSGRSVEVAVYYFPNFHSDPRNRALHGENWTEWELVRRAEPRFDGHMLPNLPAWGETDEADPRQMEQKIGAAADHGIDTFIFDWYWYDDGPFLERGLDSGFMNSRNNDRLKFALMWANHDWIDIHPMKACHNALENADVLHRGAVTPNTFAAIIDVCIERYFIHPSYWLIDGCPYFSVYELNKLIEGLGSVERTREFLDLFRQRVKAAGFKDLHLNAIVWNNPILPGETAPTDIKSLLDFLGFDSVNSYVWIHHHATDDFPKVEYNDICDAYFDYWDEAASKFTQPYYPNVTMGWDASPRTVQSDAYENRGYPFMYTIANNTPKNFRRALERVKAKLESNSMPAPFLTINAWNEWTEGSYLEPDLRNGMKYLEAVRDVFSDKGLEGFGRSAKGEAATFGVK; this is translated from the coding sequence ATGAGTGGAAGAAGCGTTGAGGTAGCGGTTTATTATTTCCCAAACTTTCACTCTGACCCACGTAATCGTGCGCTGCACGGCGAGAATTGGACGGAATGGGAATTGGTCCGCCGTGCGGAGCCTCGTTTTGATGGGCATATGTTGCCAAATTTGCCGGCATGGGGCGAAACTGATGAGGCCGATCCGCGGCAAATGGAGCAAAAAATCGGTGCGGCCGCAGATCATGGAATTGATACGTTTATCTTCGATTGGTACTGGTATGATGATGGCCCATTTCTAGAACGCGGACTTGATTCGGGTTTTATGAATTCTCGTAACAATGACCGCTTAAAGTTTGCTCTCATGTGGGCTAACCACGACTGGATCGACATCCACCCGATGAAGGCTTGTCACAATGCGCTCGAAAACGCCGATGTTCTTCATCGCGGAGCAGTTACGCCAAATACTTTCGCCGCGATTATAGATGTTTGTATCGAGCGCTACTTTATTCATCCGTCCTATTGGTTAATCGATGGTTGCCCGTATTTTTCAGTCTACGAGTTGAATAAGTTGATTGAGGGACTTGGGAGCGTTGAGAGGACCCGCGAGTTTCTCGATCTTTTTCGGCAAAGGGTCAAGGCTGCAGGTTTCAAGGATTTGCACTTAAACGCAATCGTTTGGAATAACCCAATCCTTCCTGGGGAAACAGCTCCAACAGATATTAAATCGCTACTGGATTTTCTCGGTTTCGACAGCGTTAACTCTTATGTTTGGATTCATCACCACGCTACCGATGATTTTCCCAAAGTTGAGTATAACGACATATGTGATGCTTATTTTGATTATTGGGATGAAGCTGCTAGTAAATTCACACAACCATACTACCCAAATGTGACGATGGGTTGGGATGCTTCACCCAGGACGGTCCAATCAGACGCGTACGAAAACCGTGGTTACCCTTTCATGTACACAATCGCTAACAACACCCCGAAAAACTTCAGGAGGGCTCTGGAACGGGTGAAAGCAAAACTTGAATCAAATTCAATGCCAGCTCCGTTTTTGACGATCAATGCTTGGAACGAATGGACCGAGGGTAGCTATCTGGAGCCGGATCTTAGAAACGGCATGAAGTACCTAGAGGCTGTCCGTGATGTTTTTTCAGATAAGGGCTTGGAAGGTTTCGGCAGAAGTGCGAAGGGCGAGGCGGCTACCTTCGGTGTCAAATAG
- a CDS encoding helix-turn-helix domain-containing protein has translation MNVATWHNHPDYPLHVHNFSEIVVVLGGTAINVINKESFSIGAGDVFVLHGNRPHGLRDTKELSLVNVIFDRSLLDVHQLEISKLKGYQALFEVEPALLEFGDFERHLQLDFSQLTRVRALTNEMEIELNSSSRSRKAVAFGNRKEDANVEMHPIDEGSRLIALGHFMTLVGTLSRWYAGKPTKTPDRTHKIGKVLSYLETHYTEPFDINELTKRSGMSRRSFYRAFSDLTGNTPMSYLLNLRIAQAAHLLQTTDKNVTETAFECGFEDSNYFSRQFRRIMGITPRAYRTHPTTSATKSQSI, from the coding sequence TTGAACGTTGCCACATGGCACAATCACCCAGATTACCCACTGCATGTTCACAATTTTTCAGAGATTGTTGTAGTGCTTGGCGGCACCGCGATAAACGTTATCAACAAAGAGAGTTTTTCCATAGGAGCTGGAGACGTTTTTGTCCTTCATGGAAATCGGCCTCATGGTTTGCGAGACACCAAAGAGTTGTCATTGGTCAACGTCATCTTTGATCGTAGCTTGCTGGACGTTCACCAGCTGGAAATATCAAAACTTAAGGGCTACCAGGCATTATTCGAAGTGGAACCAGCACTGCTGGAGTTCGGCGACTTTGAGCGTCATCTTCAGCTCGACTTTTCACAATTAACGAGAGTCCGCGCTCTAACCAATGAGATGGAGATCGAGTTGAACTCATCATCCAGAAGCAGGAAAGCTGTCGCTTTCGGCAACCGAAAAGAAGACGCTAACGTAGAGATGCATCCGATTGACGAGGGTAGCCGTTTAATCGCACTAGGCCACTTTATGACACTAGTTGGTACGCTCTCTCGCTGGTATGCAGGAAAACCTACAAAAACACCCGACAGAACCCACAAAATAGGCAAAGTGCTCAGCTATCTAGAAACTCACTATACTGAGCCTTTCGATATCAATGAACTTACCAAGCGGTCCGGTATGTCGAGGAGGAGCTTCTATCGCGCTTTTAGCGATTTGACTGGAAACACACCAATGTCATATCTGCTGAATTTACGAATCGCACAAGCCGCTCACTTGCTGCAAACTACAGACAAAAACGTTACGGAGACTGCCTTTGAGTGTGGCTTCGAGGATAGCAATTACTTTTCCAGGCAATTCCGCAGAATTATGGGCATTACCCCGCGCGCCTATAGAACCCACCCGACTACGTCAGCGACGAAAAGCCAATCTATTTGA
- a CDS encoding ATP-dependent DNA ligase, whose product MQKFAQLYTDLEQTNRTNEKKTLLEEYFAKVSEADGAWAVYFLSGSRVKRLISTRLLREWSAERASMPTWLFEECYSHVGDLAETAALVLGSAQESESSSPEPLAQFIESRLLPLSSQTEVEQKELIQSTWNILSSAEKLVFHKLLTGGLRIGVQRKTVQNALGNLYKIDPAVIAHRMMGKWRPTPEWFRRLRKPVAEKGEPSLPYPFCLAYPVEQPDFASLGEASRWQIEPKWDGIRAQLIRRSGQTFLWSRGEESVGESFPEITESAKHLADGTVLDGEILVWKEKESYPESFGELQKRLGRKKVSQKMVSELPVRFLAYDILEFEHADLREEVTSSRRRLLEEILIQAQGQIHLSPLFPAEDWNEVKSIVQSARERHIEGVMLKDRTSVYRAGRVKRTWWKWKVEPLRIDAVLVYAQAGHGRRSGLFTDYTFSVRDGDQLVPIAKAYSGLSDKEIKELDGWIKKNTREKFGPVRSVPAEKVFELAFDSIRESKRHKAGFALRFPRISRWRRDKLPKDIDTLETVKNLL is encoded by the coding sequence ATTCAAAAATTCGCCCAGCTCTATACCGATCTCGAGCAAACGAATCGGACCAACGAAAAGAAAACTCTATTGGAGGAGTACTTTGCTAAGGTCTCGGAAGCCGACGGTGCATGGGCTGTGTATTTTCTGAGCGGTTCTAGAGTGAAGAGGCTGATCTCCACCCGATTGCTTCGCGAATGGTCCGCAGAGCGTGCTTCCATGCCAACCTGGCTATTCGAAGAGTGCTACAGTCATGTTGGAGATCTTGCAGAAACCGCTGCTCTTGTCCTTGGTTCAGCACAGGAGTCAGAATCCTCTTCTCCAGAGCCTCTTGCGCAGTTTATCGAGTCCAGGCTACTCCCTCTTTCCAGCCAAACCGAGGTAGAGCAAAAGGAGTTGATTCAATCGACATGGAACATCCTGAGTTCCGCCGAAAAACTCGTCTTTCACAAGCTGCTGACCGGTGGACTTCGGATCGGTGTTCAGCGAAAAACGGTCCAAAATGCTTTAGGCAACCTCTATAAAATCGATCCCGCTGTCATCGCTCATCGCATGATGGGAAAATGGCGGCCGACACCCGAATGGTTCCGGAGATTAAGGAAACCAGTTGCCGAGAAAGGCGAACCTTCGTTGCCCTACCCATTTTGCCTGGCCTATCCGGTTGAACAGCCAGACTTCGCCTCCCTCGGCGAGGCTTCTCGATGGCAAATTGAACCCAAATGGGACGGAATCCGGGCCCAGCTAATCCGGCGTTCCGGCCAGACTTTTCTCTGGAGCCGTGGTGAGGAGTCGGTCGGGGAAAGCTTCCCTGAGATTACAGAGTCCGCTAAGCACCTCGCAGATGGAACGGTCCTGGACGGGGAGATCCTTGTTTGGAAAGAGAAAGAGAGTTACCCTGAGTCTTTCGGGGAACTTCAGAAACGTCTTGGGAGGAAAAAGGTTTCGCAAAAAATGGTCAGTGAACTACCGGTTCGTTTCCTTGCCTATGACATTCTCGAATTCGAACACGCCGACTTGCGGGAAGAAGTGACTTCAAGTCGGCGTCGACTTTTAGAGGAGATTTTAATCCAAGCGCAGGGCCAGATCCATCTCTCACCCCTCTTCCCCGCAGAGGACTGGAATGAGGTAAAATCCATAGTTCAATCCGCACGGGAGCGACACATCGAAGGTGTCATGCTAAAAGACAGGACAAGCGTTTACCGGGCTGGTCGAGTGAAGCGCACTTGGTGGAAATGGAAAGTCGAGCCGCTGCGAATCGACGCGGTTCTGGTCTACGCGCAAGCCGGCCATGGAAGGCGGTCCGGACTCTTTACGGACTACACTTTCTCGGTAAGGGACGGTGATCAACTGGTTCCGATCGCGAAAGCCTACTCCGGACTTTCGGATAAGGAAATCAAGGAACTCGACGGGTGGATCAAGAAGAACACGCGAGAAAAATTTGGCCCTGTCCGTTCCGTTCCGGCAGAGAAAGTCTTCGAGCTCGCATTTGATTCCATACGCGAGTCCAAACGCCACAAAGCCGGCTTCGCTTTGCGCTTTCCACGCATTTCCCGATGGCGACGGGACAAACTCCCGAAAGACATCGATACCTTGGAAACGGTAAAGAATCTTCTGTAA
- a CDS encoding L-threonylcarbamoyladenylate synthase, giving the protein MRRLQGSDAADRSEAIQILRSGGLVAVPTETVYGLAADATNSSAVSTIFEAKGRPQNDPLIVHIADRGQAEQVCHLPVIARLLMETFWPGPLTIVLPRLSSRMIPTLVSSGHPTLALRMPGHPSLRSLLEEGQLFLAAPSANPFGYISPTRPEHVEQTMGDRIDALLDGGPCQHGIESTIVQVDDREEVTILRPGPITQADLAKFAPNVKLYNDSRDGESDARRAHPAPGMMKSHYRPSKGLILFPENSDPPSGDPQTAFVYLRKPPEFTDLAFWLSEDGSGREIAHNLFHTLRKIDNDPRVRKIAVEFPSGNEGVLSAVRDRLQRAAAPLG; this is encoded by the coding sequence ATGAGACGGCTGCAAGGTTCCGACGCAGCGGATCGCTCTGAAGCGATCCAAATCCTCCGATCGGGTGGACTCGTAGCGGTTCCGACCGAAACCGTTTACGGTTTGGCTGCGGATGCCACAAACTCTTCGGCAGTATCTACCATCTTTGAAGCGAAGGGTCGGCCGCAGAATGACCCGCTGATTGTGCACATTGCTGACCGTGGTCAGGCCGAGCAAGTATGCCATCTTCCTGTGATCGCCCGCCTGCTAATGGAGACTTTCTGGCCAGGCCCACTGACGATCGTGTTGCCCCGATTATCCTCCCGGATGATTCCCACTTTGGTATCCTCAGGCCATCCCACGCTCGCTCTTCGCATGCCGGGTCACCCGTCTCTTCGAAGTCTGCTGGAAGAAGGTCAACTTTTTCTGGCCGCTCCAAGCGCCAACCCTTTTGGCTACATCAGCCCTACCCGGCCAGAGCACGTCGAACAGACGATGGGCGACCGCATAGATGCACTGTTGGATGGCGGACCATGCCAGCACGGAATCGAGTCAACCATTGTCCAAGTGGACGATCGTGAAGAGGTCACCATTCTACGCCCAGGCCCGATTACTCAAGCAGACCTCGCAAAGTTTGCCCCCAATGTGAAACTTTATAACGACTCGCGCGACGGAGAGTCGGACGCTAGGAGAGCCCACCCTGCCCCAGGGATGATGAAGAGCCACTATCGCCCCTCCAAAGGACTAATCCTTTTCCCCGAAAACTCGGATCCTCCTTCAGGCGATCCGCAAACCGCCTTTGTCTATCTTCGCAAACCTCCCGAATTTACCGACTTGGCGTTCTGGTTGAGCGAAGACGGTAGCGGACGTGAGATCGCGCACAATCTCTTCCACACCTTGCGAAAAATCGATAACGATCCCCGCGTGCGTAAGATCGCTGTTGAATTTCCGAGTGGAAACGAGGGGGTGTTGTCCGCTGTCCGTGATCGGTTGCAGAGAGCCGCTGCTCCGTTAGGGTAG
- the rpsR gene encoding 30S ribosomal protein S18: MSETEGTETPRKNPSELTFRDTTELTRFVTDTGKILPRKYTGLTAKQQRHISRTIKQSRSMLLMK; encoded by the coding sequence ATGTCTGAAACAGAAGGCACAGAAACACCTAGAAAAAATCCCTCCGAGCTTACCTTTCGCGATACTACGGAACTCACCCGCTTTGTAACTGACACGGGAAAAATTCTCCCGCGCAAATACACGGGTCTAACGGCGAAACAGCAGCGTCACATCTCCCGCACGATCAAGCAGTCGCGGTCGATGCTGTTGATGAAGTAA
- a CDS encoding ATP-dependent helicase, whose amino-acid sequence MDFFEASDQANALSSSGIDFQTELNAEQLEAVTAPFGPSLVLAGAGSGKTRTLTYRVAWLLEQGVHPSSILLLTFTNKAAREMLSRVEELTGVSSRLFWGGTFHHIGQRLLRRHGAPVGIAPGFNILDQGDSESLLGDVIRKIDSGFLKDRNNPKPRVVAGLISYARNTLQAVGSLASERYPYPQGLSEKIADFAVAYEKAKRKQEVADYDDLLELWLRLLETDPGFREYCNQQFEQVLVDEYQDTNRLQAGIVDAVAGHHQVMAVGDDSQCIYTWRGAEFDNIMTFPDRHVGGEIFKIETNYRSTPQILHFANGILDGHSGGGFRKELRPVRPDSDLPVLVSTVDTRQQAEFVIRTVTQLVDQGRAFGDIAILYRAHFQAMDLQMELSRSGIPFQITSGVRFFEQAHVKDLVSQIRFVANPRDATAFYRFAGLLPKVGPKTAEKIYAFIVDYAQKNEKNLFDILTDKAVLAKIPAAARDDWESLATTLQSCRQASGEEDPEEVVRLAIDGWYGTYLRTLFTNWKSREDDLIGVIGFASRFEELSELLAQLILLNSESSDRSIDPSENAVRLTTIHQAKGLEFPVVFVLGLADGMFPLNRAIEEGNLDEEMRLFYVSVTRAQDQLFLSYPMVHSQGGPPRRLQPSRFLGSIRPDYYENVRYRSAW is encoded by the coding sequence GTGGATTTCTTTGAGGCATCAGATCAAGCCAACGCATTGTCTAGCTCGGGTATCGATTTTCAGACGGAACTGAACGCCGAACAGTTGGAAGCAGTCACCGCTCCGTTCGGTCCCTCCCTCGTTCTCGCGGGAGCGGGATCCGGAAAAACACGCACTCTCACCTACCGAGTTGCGTGGCTTCTCGAGCAGGGTGTGCATCCCAGTAGCATCCTCCTGCTCACGTTCACCAATAAGGCTGCTAGGGAAATGCTCTCGCGGGTAGAGGAGCTGACCGGAGTGTCTTCCCGTTTGTTCTGGGGAGGCACGTTTCACCACATTGGTCAGCGACTTCTTCGGCGCCATGGTGCTCCTGTAGGCATTGCACCGGGGTTCAATATACTCGATCAGGGCGACTCCGAGTCACTCCTGGGAGACGTTATTCGTAAGATTGATTCAGGATTTCTAAAAGACCGAAACAACCCGAAACCCCGGGTAGTTGCAGGGTTAATCAGCTATGCCCGCAACACCCTTCAGGCGGTAGGATCGCTCGCCTCAGAACGCTACCCCTACCCTCAAGGGCTTTCTGAGAAAATCGCTGATTTTGCCGTAGCCTACGAAAAGGCGAAACGGAAGCAGGAAGTTGCCGACTACGATGATCTTCTCGAACTCTGGCTGCGGCTCTTGGAAACTGATCCAGGGTTTCGAGAATATTGTAACCAACAGTTCGAGCAGGTTCTTGTCGACGAGTATCAGGATACCAACCGGCTCCAGGCTGGGATTGTCGATGCAGTTGCCGGGCACCACCAAGTGATGGCGGTCGGTGATGATTCTCAGTGCATCTACACTTGGAGAGGCGCGGAGTTTGACAACATCATGACTTTCCCCGATCGCCACGTTGGAGGAGAGATATTCAAAATCGAAACCAATTATCGGAGCACCCCGCAGATTCTTCATTTCGCAAATGGTATCCTCGACGGGCATTCGGGCGGAGGGTTTCGCAAGGAATTGCGCCCGGTTCGTCCAGACTCCGACCTACCTGTTCTCGTCTCGACCGTAGACACCCGACAGCAGGCAGAATTTGTCATCCGAACAGTCACTCAGCTCGTTGATCAGGGGCGGGCTTTCGGAGACATAGCCATTCTCTACCGCGCGCATTTTCAGGCAATGGATCTTCAGATGGAGCTTTCCCGTTCTGGAATCCCCTTTCAAATCACAAGTGGAGTCCGGTTTTTCGAACAGGCTCACGTAAAGGACTTGGTGTCGCAGATTCGCTTCGTTGCGAATCCAAGAGACGCTACAGCATTTTATCGATTCGCCGGACTTCTCCCCAAAGTTGGCCCGAAAACCGCAGAAAAGATCTACGCATTCATCGTCGATTATGCGCAAAAAAATGAGAAAAATCTCTTCGATATCCTCACGGATAAGGCAGTGCTTGCAAAGATTCCCGCTGCTGCAAGAGATGATTGGGAGTCTCTAGCGACTACCCTTCAATCTTGCCGCCAAGCAAGCGGAGAGGAAGACCCGGAAGAGGTGGTCCGCCTGGCAATCGATGGGTGGTACGGCACCTACCTGAGAACGTTATTTACTAACTGGAAATCCCGTGAGGATGATCTAATCGGGGTTATCGGATTCGCGTCTAGGTTCGAAGAGCTGAGCGAGCTTCTCGCTCAACTCATCCTTCTCAACTCGGAGTCCAGTGACCGATCCATCGATCCCAGCGAGAATGCAGTCCGTCTGACTACGATTCATCAGGCAAAAGGCCTCGAGTTTCCGGTCGTCTTTGTTCTCGGTCTTGCCGACGGTATGTTCCCCCTAAACCGCGCCATCGAAGAAGGGAATCTCGATGAGGAAATGCGTCTGTTTTACGTCTCGGTGACTCGTGCTCAGGATCAGCTATTTCTGTCCTACCCAATGGTCCATTCGCAGGGAGGCCCGCCCAGAAGACTACAACCCAGTCGCTTTCTCGGCTCAATACGCCCCGACTACTACGAAAACGTGAGATACCGGAGCGCTTGGTAG
- a CDS encoding family 16 glycoside hydrolase encodes MKKSNLPTFVSILCFGALISSGNEFVPLFDGETIDGWEGDPKFWRIEDGVIVGETTKENPTKHNTFLIWDGGEVADFELKVEFKLTNHNSGVQYRSFPLKDRPWGLGGYQADIADDPKWMGAAYGEQYKRLLASRGEKTVVGKFGDERTVIAQIGDPDEILSHIDPNGWNEYHITAVGNQIIQRINGVTTAEFSESTPERLEKGLIGLQLHAGPPMKVSFRNIRLRELNEGDVKKVLFLAGPKSHGYGAHEHKAGSHLLARALNESDIGVIAQVVEEGKWPASWMGYNNPSAIVIYSDGYEWHLAKDHQDEIQKLVDEGVGVACLHFAVEVEPAELGPTFLNWIGGFFEVGWSVNPKWDASFEDLPSHPVTRGVAPFSIYDEWYYHMRFRPDMEGITPILSAHPPVETLIKPRERHQERITNPTVRASVDAGEIQHVAWAYERPDGGLGFGFTGGDFHTNWMNDDFRKIVLNAIVWTAKIPVPEEGVVSRTPSVFDIEMNQDYPKPAKKR; translated from the coding sequence ATGAAGAAAAGTAACCTTCCTACCTTCGTTTCGATCCTTTGTTTTGGAGCTTTGATCTCATCTGGAAACGAGTTTGTTCCACTCTTCGATGGGGAGACGATCGACGGATGGGAGGGTGACCCGAAGTTTTGGCGAATTGAGGACGGTGTAATCGTTGGTGAAACGACGAAAGAGAACCCGACTAAGCACAATACCTTTCTAATCTGGGATGGAGGCGAAGTCGCAGACTTTGAACTGAAGGTCGAATTCAAGCTCACTAATCACAATAGCGGAGTTCAGTACCGGAGTTTTCCATTGAAAGATCGGCCTTGGGGACTTGGAGGTTATCAGGCAGATATCGCGGATGATCCGAAATGGATGGGTGCTGCTTACGGAGAACAATACAAGAGACTACTCGCTTCTCGTGGGGAAAAGACCGTGGTAGGGAAATTCGGTGACGAAAGAACCGTAATCGCCCAGATTGGCGACCCGGACGAAATCCTATCGCACATCGATCCAAACGGTTGGAACGAGTACCACATCACTGCAGTTGGCAATCAGATCATTCAGAGAATCAATGGTGTTACTACCGCGGAGTTTTCCGAGTCGACGCCGGAGAGACTCGAAAAGGGATTGATTGGTCTTCAGTTGCACGCTGGGCCACCAATGAAAGTGAGTTTTCGAAATATTCGCCTACGTGAATTGAACGAGGGGGACGTGAAAAAGGTTCTCTTTTTAGCGGGTCCGAAGAGTCACGGCTACGGCGCCCACGAGCACAAGGCTGGAAGTCATTTGCTGGCTCGTGCTTTGAACGAGAGTGACATTGGGGTGATTGCTCAGGTGGTTGAAGAAGGCAAATGGCCAGCGTCATGGATGGGATATAACAACCCAAGTGCAATCGTCATTTACAGTGACGGATACGAATGGCATCTAGCCAAGGACCATCAAGATGAGATTCAGAAGTTAGTCGACGAGGGAGTGGGAGTTGCGTGTTTGCATTTCGCTGTTGAGGTTGAACCGGCTGAGCTTGGGCCGACGTTTTTAAACTGGATCGGCGGTTTCTTCGAAGTTGGATGGTCGGTCAATCCCAAGTGGGATGCTTCGTTTGAGGATCTCCCAAGTCACCCCGTCACGCGGGGTGTTGCGCCATTCTCAATCTACGACGAATGGTACTACCACATGCGATTTCGTCCAGATATGGAAGGAATTACGCCAATCCTGTCTGCGCATCCGCCGGTAGAAACCTTGATCAAACCAAGGGAAAGACATCAGGAGAGAATTACAAATCCTACGGTCCGAGCTTCGGTGGACGCTGGAGAGATTCAACATGTCGCTTGGGCATATGAACGACCGGATGGAGGGCTCGGGTTCGGTTTCACTGGTGGGGATTTTCACACGAACTGGATGAACGATGATTTTAGAAAGATCGTTCTGAACGCGATCGTTTGGACAGCAAAAATACCCGTTCCCGAGGAAGGAGTAGTCTCTCGAACACCCAGCGTTTTCGACATTGAAATGAATCAGGATTATCCGAAACCAGCGAAAAAGCGATGA
- a CDS encoding methyltransferase domain-containing protein → MDEEYLASGFAKVDEARDPDAYGRCLSLIHSLPFYQRCKEESFVLLDIKRGDRILDAGCGLGEDVFQMAERVGEGGVVVGFDASEKLISDARTDSRVSRLPVQFKVGDLHDTGFPDNSFDKIRIDRVLQHITKPQLVIQELYRILKCGGSLLVYDNDWSTFKIRSHNGAFTRMVETEWAESFRSGFVGRHAKKFMGEVGISDIEVIAKESTLKDFGVADELYNLHQTARKLVMAGTISSIGCESWIEELKLQSDEKSFVVTLTSFLVIGRKP, encoded by the coding sequence ATGGATGAGGAATATCTAGCAAGCGGTTTTGCAAAGGTCGATGAAGCACGCGATCCGGATGCTTACGGGAGATGCCTTTCGCTCATCCATTCGCTCCCTTTTTATCAGAGGTGTAAAGAAGAGTCTTTTGTTCTTCTGGATATCAAGCGGGGAGACCGGATTCTCGATGCAGGTTGCGGTCTTGGTGAGGACGTGTTTCAGATGGCGGAACGTGTGGGTGAAGGAGGCGTTGTTGTCGGATTCGACGCTAGCGAAAAATTGATCAGCGATGCGCGAACGGATTCAAGGGTCTCCCGATTGCCGGTTCAGTTTAAAGTTGGCGATCTTCACGATACGGGCTTTCCAGACAACTCCTTTGACAAGATCAGAATCGACAGGGTTCTTCAGCATATCACTAAGCCGCAGCTAGTGATTCAGGAACTCTACCGCATACTGAAGTGCGGGGGGTCTCTTCTGGTCTACGACAATGATTGGAGCACTTTCAAAATTAGATCACACAATGGAGCTTTTACCCGAATGGTAGAGACGGAGTGGGCGGAATCGTTTCGCTCCGGGTTCGTAGGTCGTCACGCAAAGAAGTTCATGGGTGAGGTTGGGATCAGCGACATTGAAGTGATTGCCAAAGAGTCGACACTGAAAGATTTCGGAGTAGCCGATGAACTCTATAACCTCCATCAAACTGCCCGGAAACTTGTAATGGCTGGGACAATTTCCTCAATTGGTTGTGAGAGTTGGATTGAGGAACTGAAGCTCCAGTCGGATGAGAAGAGCTTTGTGGTGACCCTCACTTCATTTCTCGTCATAGGTAGGAAACCGTGA